From Draconibacterium halophilum, one genomic window encodes:
- a CDS encoding arabinan endo-1,5-alpha-L-arabinosidase, with protein sequence MKQIITLLAIILVLSGKVLAQNIVVHDPVMIKENDTYYLFCTGWGVSVWSSTDMVNWTEEKPVFKDTPKWALEAVEGFKGHIWAPDIAFLNDQYYLYYSVSSFGKNTSCIGLATNKTLDPNDPDFEWIDHGKVIQSFPGKTNWNAIDPNLIVDKDGTPYMSFGSFWDGLKLVKLTPDAKTVAENLNDIPTIASRKSSSYEPNPTSVDDNPVDAGANAIEAPFIFKKGDYYYLFASIDYCCKGVESTYKMIVGRSKEIPGPYLDKEGKDMATGGGNIILQGNKNWHGVGHNSAYTFNGKDYLVYHAYDANDNGAPKLQIKELEWDSNDWPAVKETN encoded by the coding sequence ATGAAACAGATAATTACTTTACTGGCCATAATACTTGTTCTTTCCGGAAAAGTATTGGCCCAAAACATTGTTGTACACGATCCTGTAATGATTAAGGAAAACGACACCTACTACCTATTTTGCACAGGATGGGGAGTTAGCGTTTGGTCATCAACCGACATGGTTAACTGGACCGAAGAAAAACCCGTGTTTAAAGATACTCCGAAATGGGCACTCGAAGCGGTGGAAGGTTTTAAAGGTCACATCTGGGCTCCGGATATCGCTTTTTTAAACGACCAGTACTACCTCTATTATTCTGTTTCATCGTTCGGAAAAAATACTTCGTGTATTGGCTTGGCAACTAACAAAACGCTCGATCCAAACGATCCTGATTTTGAATGGATAGACCACGGAAAAGTGATTCAGTCTTTTCCCGGGAAAACAAACTGGAATGCCATCGACCCCAATTTAATTGTTGACAAAGATGGTACACCTTACATGAGTTTTGGCTCATTTTGGGATGGTTTAAAACTTGTAAAACTGACACCCGATGCTAAAACCGTTGCTGAAAATTTGAACGATATTCCAACCATTGCTTCGCGCAAATCATCTTCATACGAACCCAATCCAACATCTGTTGACGACAACCCGGTTGATGCCGGAGCAAATGCTATTGAAGCACCGTTTATCTTTAAAAAAGGCGATTACTACTACCTTTTTGCATCTATAGATTATTGCTGCAAAGGAGTGGAAAGTACTTATAAAATGATTGTAGGAAGATCGAAAGAAATTCCAGGCCCGTATCTCGATAAAGAAGGAAAAGATATGGCAACCGGAGGTGGCAACATTATACTTCAGGGCAATAAAAACTGGCACGGCGTTGGACACAACTCTGCTTATACCTTTAACGGAAAAGACTACCTTGTTTATCATGCCTACGATGCGAATGATAACGGAGCACCAAAGCTACAGATAAAAGAATTGGAATGGGACAGCAATGACTGGCCTGCTGTAAAAGAAACTAATTAA
- a CDS encoding hybrid sensor histidine kinase/response regulator transcription factor: MVLIYIRYRTQFLKEQKRKLEQQVRERTFKIEEQKEELEKQNQQIAQQRDEVIELNEKVKLVNQLRLRFFTNISHEFRTPLTLIIDPLEQLMRNMKGDVNTQNTLNIINRNAQRLLHLINQLLYFRRIETGKLKLNVSKGNLQEFLYGIFESFKDLAEHQHIDYHFIKTKFTDETWFDAEKVENVFYNLLSNAFKNTPPSGSITLKVEKFAEDREDCIAVPFVAISVIDTGRGISKDHLPHIFNRFYKDAESGKQTDFTSSGIGLALTHEIVQALNGEIKVKSEPKKGSTFTVCMPYSKNRFESDAINETGIPTEINLEGRVNVLSEHIVARNTDYELEEEAPDNKTKPTILIVEDNFDLRSFLLQTLRSEYRVLGAENGKIGLGMAKKYSPELIISDVMMPVMDGIELCSRMKKNIQTSHIPIILLTAKNMVESWIEGLETGADDYIPKPFNLQILQIKMRNIIESRRKIKNIFSSPETVSPDQFSSNKLDEEFVTKAYKVLEENYRESDFSVEQFAREMFVSRSLLYKKIKALTDLNITDFINSYKLKKSVEMIRTTDLSISEIAFKTGFNDPKYFSRIFKKFYGSSPSDFAKKHVDN, encoded by the coding sequence ATGGTTTTAATATATATTCGCTACCGAACTCAATTTCTAAAAGAACAAAAACGTAAACTGGAACAACAGGTTCGCGAACGCACTTTTAAAATTGAGGAACAAAAAGAAGAGCTTGAAAAACAAAACCAGCAAATTGCTCAACAACGCGACGAGGTAATCGAACTGAACGAGAAAGTAAAGCTGGTAAACCAGTTACGCTTACGATTTTTCACCAATATTTCGCACGAATTCCGTACACCATTAACACTCATTATCGACCCCCTGGAACAGTTAATGAGAAACATGAAAGGCGACGTTAATACACAAAACACGCTAAATATTATTAATCGAAATGCACAGCGCCTGTTGCACCTTATTAACCAGTTGCTGTATTTCCGCCGAATTGAAACCGGCAAACTAAAACTAAATGTGAGCAAAGGCAACTTGCAGGAATTTTTATATGGTATTTTCGAGTCGTTTAAAGACCTGGCAGAGCATCAGCATATAGATTACCATTTTATAAAAACCAAATTCACCGACGAAACGTGGTTCGACGCCGAAAAAGTTGAAAATGTTTTTTACAACCTGCTTTCCAATGCATTTAAAAACACCCCGCCATCTGGTTCAATAACCTTAAAAGTGGAAAAATTCGCTGAAGATCGGGAAGACTGTATTGCAGTTCCGTTTGTAGCCATTAGCGTAATCGATACAGGAAGAGGAATTTCGAAAGACCATCTGCCACACATCTTTAACCGGTTTTATAAAGATGCCGAATCGGGAAAACAAACCGATTTTACCAGCTCGGGTATTGGTTTGGCACTCACCCACGAGATTGTTCAAGCACTAAATGGCGAAATAAAGGTGAAAAGCGAACCTAAAAAAGGCAGCACTTTTACGGTTTGTATGCCCTATTCAAAAAACCGTTTTGAAAGTGATGCTATTAACGAAACCGGTATACCAACCGAAATCAACCTGGAGGGGCGTGTAAATGTACTGTCGGAGCACATTGTTGCCCGCAACACCGATTATGAATTGGAAGAAGAAGCACCCGATAATAAAACAAAACCAACCATTTTAATTGTTGAAGACAATTTCGATCTGCGTAGTTTCCTTCTGCAAACACTACGATCAGAATACCGTGTACTTGGTGCCGAAAACGGAAAAATTGGCCTTGGAATGGCTAAAAAATATTCACCCGAGTTGATTATCAGCGATGTGATGATGCCTGTTATGGACGGTATTGAATTGTGTAGCCGTATGAAAAAGAACATCCAAACCAGCCATATTCCAATTATTCTGCTCACCGCAAAAAACATGGTGGAAAGCTGGATTGAAGGCCTTGAAACCGGTGCCGACGATTACATTCCAAAACCTTTTAACCTGCAAATTCTGCAAATAAAAATGCGCAATATCATCGAGTCGCGCAGAAAGATCAAAAACATTTTTAGTAGCCCGGAAACCGTGTCTCCCGATCAATTTTCATCCAACAAACTGGATGAGGAGTTTGTGACAAAAGCCTATAAAGTGCTGGAAGAGAATTACCGCGAATCGGATTTTTCGGTAGAACAATTTGCCCGCGAAATGTTTGTAAGCCGAAGTTTGTTGTACAAAAAAATTAAGGCACTCACCGATCTGAACATTACCGATTTTATAAACTCATACAAACTAAAAAAGTCGGTTGAAATGATTAGAACAACCGATCTATCCATATCCGAAATCGCCTTTAAAACCGGTTTTAACGATCCTAAATACTTCAGCCGGATCTTTAAAAAGTTCTACGGATCAAGTCCTAGCGACTTTGCCAAAAAGCACGTTGATAACTGA
- a CDS encoding glycoside hydrolase family 43 protein, producing MRTLFTTTLSLLFLALNFSCTQSVKNEVEKTTARDTTPKQINNPIITDKYTADPAALVYNDTVYLYAGHDQAPVGKNFYEMNEWLVYSSTDLVNWKEHPVPLKPADFEWAAHSAWAAEVIERNGKFYWYVTVEHGSIPGKSIGVAVADSPVGPFQDALGKALITNDMTTDQTRISWDDIDPTVFIDDDGQAYLYWGNTACYWAKLKENMIELDGEIHSVDLPNFTEAPWIHKRGDWYYLSYAYQFPEKTAYAMSKSITGPWEYKGILNELAGNSNTNHQAIIEFNNQWYFIYHTGGIQPNGGSFRRSVCIDRLYYNEDGTMQRVIMTSEGIQ from the coding sequence ATGCGGACATTATTTACAACAACTCTATCGCTTCTCTTTTTAGCACTAAATTTTAGCTGCACGCAAAGCGTTAAAAATGAGGTAGAAAAGACCACTGCCAGAGATACTACTCCAAAGCAGATCAATAATCCCATTATAACGGATAAATACACCGCCGACCCGGCTGCGCTGGTTTATAACGATACCGTTTATCTGTATGCAGGTCATGATCAGGCTCCGGTAGGAAAAAATTTCTACGAGATGAATGAGTGGTTAGTGTATTCCTCTACAGATTTGGTAAACTGGAAAGAACACCCGGTTCCGTTAAAACCTGCCGATTTTGAGTGGGCGGCACACAGTGCCTGGGCTGCTGAGGTAATCGAGCGCAACGGAAAATTTTACTGGTATGTAACGGTTGAACACGGAAGTATTCCGGGAAAATCAATCGGGGTAGCCGTTGCCGACAGCCCGGTAGGTCCGTTTCAAGATGCATTGGGAAAAGCTTTAATAACAAACGATATGACCACTGATCAAACACGGATCAGCTGGGACGACATTGACCCGACGGTTTTTATCGACGACGATGGTCAGGCTTACTTATACTGGGGAAATACCGCTTGCTACTGGGCCAAACTAAAAGAAAATATGATAGAACTGGATGGAGAGATCCACTCCGTCGACCTTCCTAATTTTACCGAAGCTCCATGGATTCATAAACGTGGCGACTGGTATTACCTGTCATACGCCTATCAGTTTCCCGAGAAAACGGCTTATGCCATGAGCAAGTCGATTACCGGCCCATGGGAATACAAAGGCATTTTAAATGAATTGGCAGGCAATTCAAATACAAACCATCAGGCTATCATCGAATTTAATAATCAGTGGTATTTTATTTATCACACCGGTGGTATTCAACCCAACGGCGGAAGTTTTCGCCGGTCGGTTTGTATCGACAGACTTTATTATAACGAAGATGGAACGATGCAGCGGGTTATTATGACCTCTGAAGGCATTCAATAA
- a CDS encoding SusC/RagA family TonB-linked outer membrane protein: MKRNLTYLLVCLFLFTSGISFAQHSVTGVVFDAGNNTTLPGVNVVEKGTTNGTITDVDGNFTISVSDDNAALQFSFIGFIAQEVQLDGRSNIEVQLQQDVFGIEEVVAIGYGTQKKSDLTGSISIVETDEMAKTATNDVTKALQGKVAGVSIQSSGDPGSAPKVKIRGITSFTNNDPLYVIDGVFAPANDIPTENIESIQVLKDASAAAIYGSRAANGVIIITTKRGTKGEMKVSYSGYYGFQEITERMDVLEREQYQTLVNESTNNAKAYPEYSELYIFPANDPSSPYYVDNVNTNWQDELFKTGHINNQTVSVSGGNEVSNFSMSLNYFDQTGTVEGNGPNYTRYGIMVNSDHKLGKLKVGESLHYTYADRDLMSFLHDGTMLGYTASAIPTLPVYDETKMNGYSSASADLHGAYSANVVGMNNLIESNTKRYRLIGNIYGEYEIIKGLKYKLSLSYERTDWRDYHFEPLYDLGWFAGFSNTIAKMDDNRGYGSTGTIENTLSYNTTIDKFTVNALLGQSALNTFVTRSNGHAEGFSEPYFKQLSNGEDRTSSGDEFQSRLASYFGRVIVGYDDKYLMTATIRRDGSSRFSPQNKWGNFPSVAVAWKAHKEDFLASSEFISQLKVRASYGVLGNQNIGDYLYQGYINPYATYVLNGSAVAGGAQFIPASTDIKWEQSKTTNIGLDFGLLENRILFTTEYYVKRVDDLLGTVPTPTHLGWYDWESPVQNALSVKNQGFEFNATYRKAEGEFKYSLNANFSTLKNEVLSLGEGINPIDGNWSRTDVGTEVGELYGYVVEKVFQSKAEVQALDANAPDGLYQESLTDAGDFMFKDLNGDNEITEDDRTHMGSALPNFYYGFNFNAEYRNFDLTISAQGAAGNKVVNAIGNGLRAGAGLENMSTDLMDRWTPNNTDTGRPRIIRDDPNRNTRASDFWLEDGDYLRFSNIELGYTLPASALDFLNLSSVRIYGSLQNAITITSYSGYDPEFNNDGLFSRGTDNGAAANRGFTAFSGGLPTPRTILFGVKVGF, encoded by the coding sequence ATGAAGAGAAACTTAACTTATCTATTAGTGTGCTTATTCCTATTCACTTCAGGAATAAGTTTCGCACAACACTCTGTTACCGGTGTTGTGTTCGACGCTGGGAACAATACCACCCTTCCCGGTGTAAATGTAGTTGAAAAGGGAACCACAAACGGAACCATTACCGATGTAGACGGTAACTTCACGATTAGTGTTTCAGACGACAATGCTGCACTTCAGTTTTCATTTATAGGTTTTATTGCGCAAGAAGTTCAACTTGATGGAAGATCAAATATTGAGGTGCAACTTCAGCAAGACGTATTTGGAATTGAAGAAGTAGTTGCCATTGGTTATGGTACTCAAAAGAAATCGGATCTTACCGGTTCTATTTCAATTGTTGAAACTGATGAAATGGCAAAAACCGCAACAAACGATGTTACCAAAGCTTTACAAGGTAAAGTGGCTGGTGTTTCCATTCAAAGTTCCGGTGATCCGGGTTCTGCTCCAAAAGTAAAAATCCGCGGTATTACTTCGTTTACCAATAACGATCCGCTTTATGTTATCGATGGTGTTTTTGCTCCTGCAAATGATATCCCAACCGAAAACATCGAGTCAATTCAGGTATTAAAAGATGCATCGGCTGCTGCAATTTATGGTTCGCGTGCTGCAAACGGAGTAATCATTATTACAACAAAACGTGGTACAAAAGGCGAGATGAAAGTTTCGTACAGTGGGTATTACGGTTTTCAGGAAATTACAGAAAGAATGGATGTACTTGAACGCGAACAGTATCAAACACTGGTTAACGAGTCAACCAATAATGCAAAAGCATATCCTGAATATAGCGAACTGTATATTTTTCCTGCAAACGACCCATCGAGCCCATACTATGTTGACAATGTAAACACCAACTGGCAAGACGAATTGTTTAAAACAGGTCATATTAACAACCAAACTGTTTCGGTTAGCGGAGGAAACGAAGTTTCGAATTTTAGTATGAGTTTGAACTATTTTGACCAAACCGGTACGGTTGAAGGAAACGGACCAAATTACACAAGATATGGTATAATGGTTAACTCCGATCACAAACTGGGTAAACTAAAAGTTGGCGAATCGTTACATTACACTTATGCTGATCGTGATTTGATGTCGTTCCTGCATGATGGAACAATGTTAGGTTACACGGCTTCTGCTATTCCTACACTGCCGGTTTACGACGAAACAAAAATGAATGGTTACTCTTCGGCCAGTGCCGATTTGCACGGAGCCTATTCTGCTAACGTTGTTGGTATGAATAATTTGATTGAGAGTAACACTAAAAGATACCGTTTGATTGGTAATATTTATGGTGAGTATGAAATTATAAAAGGATTAAAATACAAGCTTAGCTTAAGTTATGAGCGCACCGATTGGCGCGATTACCACTTCGAACCACTTTACGACCTGGGATGGTTTGCCGGTTTTTCAAACACCATTGCAAAAATGGATGACAACCGTGGTTACGGCTCAACAGGTACTATTGAAAACACCTTGTCGTACAATACAACAATCGACAAGTTTACAGTGAATGCATTGCTCGGACAAAGTGCTCTTAACACTTTCGTTACAAGATCTAATGGCCATGCAGAAGGTTTTTCAGAACCGTATTTCAAACAATTGAGTAACGGAGAAGACAGAACCAGCAGTGGCGACGAATTTCAGTCACGTTTGGCTTCTTATTTCGGTCGGGTAATTGTTGGATACGACGATAAATACTTGATGACAGCAACAATACGTCGCGATGGTTCATCACGATTCAGTCCGCAGAACAAATGGGGAAACTTCCCATCAGTAGCAGTGGCCTGGAAAGCCCATAAAGAAGACTTTTTAGCTTCAAGCGAATTTATCAGTCAATTAAAAGTTCGTGCCAGTTACGGTGTATTAGGTAACCAAAACATTGGTGATTACCTCTATCAGGGTTATATTAACCCATACGCAACTTATGTATTAAATGGTAGCGCAGTAGCTGGTGGAGCTCAATTTATTCCTGCTTCAACAGACATTAAATGGGAGCAATCTAAAACTACCAATATTGGTTTGGATTTCGGTCTTCTTGAAAACAGAATCCTGTTTACAACAGAATACTACGTAAAAAGAGTTGACGATCTGTTAGGAACTGTTCCAACTCCAACTCACCTGGGTTGGTACGATTGGGAATCGCCTGTACAAAACGCTTTGTCGGTTAAAAACCAGGGATTTGAATTTAATGCAACCTACCGTAAAGCTGAAGGTGAATTTAAATACAGCCTAAATGCTAACTTTTCTACCCTTAAAAACGAGGTGTTGAGCCTTGGTGAAGGTATTAACCCAATTGACGGAAACTGGAGTCGTACCGATGTTGGTACCGAAGTTGGTGAATTGTATGGTTATGTTGTGGAAAAAGTATTCCAGAGCAAAGCAGAAGTTCAAGCCTTGGATGCCAATGCTCCTGACGGCCTTTACCAGGAAAGTCTAACCGATGCCGGTGACTTCATGTTCAAAGATCTTAACGGTGATAACGAAATTACTGAAGACGACCGTACACACATGGGTAGTGCATTACCAAATTTTTATTACGGTTTTAACTTCAATGCTGAATATCGGAATTTCGACCTTACTATTTCAGCTCAGGGTGCTGCCGGAAACAAAGTAGTTAATGCAATAGGAAACGGTCTTCGTGCCGGTGCCGGTTTAGAAAATATGAGCACTGATTTGATGGACAGATGGACACCTAATAACACCGATACCGGAAGACCAAGAATTATTAGAGATGACCCGAACCGTAACACAAGAGCATCGGATTTCTGGTTGGAAGATGGTGATTACCTAAGATTCTCGAACATCGAGTTAGGATACACACTTCCTGCATCAGCACTCGATTTCTTAAATCTCTCATCAGTTCGCATATATGGTTCGCTTCAAAACGCTATTACAATTACCAGTTACTCGGGTTACGATCCTGAATTTAATAACGACGGATTATTTAGCCGCGGAACAGACAATGGTGCAGCAGCGAACAGAGGATTTACCGCTTTTTCAGGTGGATTACCTACACCAAGAACAATTCTGTTCGGCGTAAAGGTTGGATTTTAA
- a CDS encoding RagB/SusD family nutrient uptake outer membrane protein: protein MKLKYIFLAFLTLFMASCNEEWLELSNPNLQTTETYWQSEADVKAGVSATYMGLLYDGTWLRFVPFALSLKGDDIQSFSPWRVLSLTGKFNLDEDPIMAQWPWTAFYGVINRANQVLENIDNVEFANQATYDQYKGEALFLRGLSNYYLVSFFRNIPLVMNTYQSEEDLYPEQVSPEVAWAAVIDDFKAAADLLPTTYPESDLGRATKGAALAFVGKSYLMNHDYENASNYLKQVIDLGIYDLVPNYADNFTTSNENNSESIFEIQLDRSVGGTVLGWVSQPAADWSKTTAHAITFAPTGFGFGDAAATRWIFDEYMAEKTVDGEVDPRAVVSMSYDTTATTMYGIPFREAFDESRWDDVYIRKYTNAFSTDVENEFDWRSDINERVIRYAEVLMMYAECQYELGNAAVAGQYIQMVRDRSNLPDISADIAAMGSQEFYNQLSHDKVLEFAFEGIRFEDIVRWGWLYDSARLQELKDHDSEFSGFIEGREYFPIPPAERDKNPNYTQNPGWGI from the coding sequence ATGAAATTAAAATATATTTTTCTTGCCTTCTTAACTTTGTTCATGGCATCATGTAACGAAGAGTGGTTGGAGCTAAGCAACCCAAACCTGCAAACTACCGAAACCTACTGGCAATCAGAAGCTGATGTAAAAGCCGGCGTAAGCGCCACATACATGGGATTACTTTACGATGGTACGTGGCTACGTTTTGTACCTTTCGCATTAAGCCTGAAAGGCGATGACATTCAAAGTTTCAGCCCGTGGCGCGTATTAAGTTTAACCGGTAAATTTAACCTTGATGAAGATCCGATTATGGCACAATGGCCATGGACTGCATTCTACGGTGTAATAAACAGAGCCAACCAGGTTCTTGAAAATATCGATAACGTTGAGTTTGCCAACCAGGCAACTTACGATCAATACAAAGGAGAAGCTTTATTTCTAAGAGGTTTATCAAACTATTACCTTGTTTCATTTTTCAGAAATATTCCTTTGGTAATGAATACGTACCAAAGCGAAGAAGATCTGTATCCTGAACAAGTAAGTCCTGAGGTTGCATGGGCTGCAGTAATTGATGATTTTAAAGCAGCAGCTGATTTATTGCCAACAACTTATCCTGAATCGGATTTGGGACGTGCTACAAAAGGTGCCGCACTTGCATTTGTTGGAAAATCATATTTAATGAACCACGACTACGAAAATGCTTCTAATTATTTGAAACAGGTAATTGACCTTGGCATTTATGATTTGGTACCAAATTACGCTGATAATTTCACCACTTCAAACGAGAACAATTCTGAATCGATCTTCGAAATTCAGCTCGACCGCAGTGTAGGTGGAACAGTACTTGGATGGGTAAGCCAACCTGCTGCCGACTGGTCGAAAACAACAGCTCACGCCATTACTTTTGCTCCAACTGGCTTTGGTTTTGGTGATGCTGCTGCAACACGATGGATTTTTGATGAATACATGGCCGAAAAAACTGTTGATGGTGAAGTTGACCCACGTGCTGTTGTAAGCATGAGCTACGATACAACTGCAACTACCATGTACGGAATTCCATTCAGAGAAGCTTTTGATGAGTCGAGATGGGATGATGTTTATATTCGAAAATACACAAACGCTTTTTCTACAGATGTAGAAAATGAGTTCGACTGGCGTTCGGATATCAACGAAAGAGTAATTCGTTATGCCGAAGTATTAATGATGTATGCAGAGTGTCAGTACGAACTTGGAAATGCTGCCGTAGCCGGACAATACATCCAAATGGTTCGCGACAGATCGAATTTGCCTGATATCTCAGCTGATATAGCTGCAATGGGAAGCCAGGAATTCTACAACCAGCTTTCGCACGATAAAGTGCTGGAGTTTGCTTTCGAAGGAATCCGTTTTGAAGATATCGTTCGCTGGGGTTGGTTATACGACTCAGCAAGACTTCAGGAACTGAAAGATCACGATTCAGAGTTTTCAGGATTTATCGAAGGTCGTGAATACTTCCCTATTCCACCTGCAGAACGCGATAAGAATCCGAATTATACACAAAACCCAGGTTGGGGTATTTAA
- a CDS encoding alpha-N-arabinofuranosidase, with protein MILAALFSGKLSAQENARIKIDIDRQIGTINENIYGNFVEHLGRCVYGGIYDPDSPLSDENGIRTDVLEAAKGLNIPLTRYPGGNFVSNYHWKDGVGPKQDRPPRMELAWERLETNQFGTNEFIDYAKQLGTEPYFAVNLGTGTIKEAQEWVEYCNVKEGPYYAELRKKHGYPEPHNIKYWSLGNEMDGFWQMGHLNAEDYSKKAREAAKLMRLTDPNIELIAAGASNFRPGSDPHEWNATVLAELRDVVDYIALHMYVGNHQDNYYNFVSSPLVLEERTQVVKGMIQREMEKANRGDRDPIYIAWDEYNIWYRWRQDETMSGERALEERYNLEDALVIAGFLNAFIRNADIVKMANMAQLVNVIAPIFAEKDAMFKQTIYYPLQLFANNMFGTALDAYVDCETYDTDEFFLGLAEQATQQSNVPYLDVSAAYQNGEVVIGVVNRHLDKAISTDIISQEGLFDGEFEVFEVNGSDIKAENDFDKTNVETEQKDTLKVKKSEQFTYAFPPHSFTLLKGKIVK; from the coding sequence ATGATACTAGCAGCATTATTCTCGGGAAAATTATCGGCTCAGGAAAATGCACGGATAAAAATTGATATCGATCGTCAGATTGGAACTATAAACGAGAATATTTACGGAAATTTTGTTGAGCACCTTGGCCGATGCGTATACGGTGGTATTTATGATCCTGATTCGCCACTTTCAGATGAAAACGGGATTCGCACCGATGTACTGGAAGCCGCAAAAGGACTGAATATTCCATTAACGCGCTATCCGGGAGGAAACTTTGTATCGAACTACCACTGGAAAGATGGTGTAGGGCCAAAACAAGATCGCCCGCCACGAATGGAGCTGGCCTGGGAGCGTTTGGAAACCAACCAGTTTGGCACCAACGAGTTTATCGACTACGCCAAACAATTGGGCACCGAACCTTACTTTGCCGTAAACCTGGGAACAGGAACCATTAAAGAAGCCCAGGAATGGGTGGAATACTGCAACGTAAAAGAGGGTCCATACTATGCCGAGTTACGAAAAAAACATGGCTACCCGGAACCACACAACATAAAATATTGGAGCCTTGGTAACGAAATGGACGGCTTTTGGCAAATGGGGCACCTGAATGCTGAAGACTACAGCAAAAAAGCCCGCGAAGCTGCCAAACTTATGCGATTAACCGATCCCAACATTGAGTTGATTGCGGCAGGTGCATCTAATTTCAGACCCGGTAGCGATCCGCACGAATGGAATGCAACTGTTTTGGCCGAACTACGTGATGTGGTTGATTACATTGCATTGCATATGTACGTTGGAAATCACCAGGACAATTATTATAATTTCGTTTCTTCCCCACTTGTATTGGAAGAACGAACACAGGTGGTAAAAGGAATGATTCAGCGTGAAATGGAAAAAGCCAACCGTGGAGATCGCGATCCGATTTACATTGCCTGGGACGAATACAACATTTGGTACCGCTGGCGACAAGATGAAACCATGTCTGGCGAACGCGCGCTTGAAGAACGTTACAACCTGGAAGATGCACTGGTAATCGCAGGTTTTCTAAATGCATTTATCCGTAACGCCGATATTGTAAAAATGGCTAATATGGCACAATTGGTAAATGTTATCGCACCAATTTTTGCCGAAAAAGATGCAATGTTCAAGCAAACCATTTATTATCCTCTGCAACTTTTTGCCAACAACATGTTTGGAACGGCATTGGATGCTTATGTGGATTGCGAAACCTACGATACCGACGAGTTTTTTCTGGGACTGGCAGAGCAAGCCACTCAACAAAGTAACGTTCCCTACCTCGATGTATCGGCTGCCTACCAGAATGGCGAAGTAGTGATCGGTGTTGTCAACCGTCACCTCGACAAAGCCATTTCTACCGATATTATTTCGCAGGAAGGCTTGTTCGACGGCGAATTTGAAGTATTCGAAGTAAACGGTTCTGACATTAAAGCTGAAAATGATTTTGATAAAACAAACGTTGAAACCGAACAAAAAGACACGTTGAAAGTAAAAAAATCAGAACAGTTTACTTACGCATTTCCACCGCACTCGTTTACTTTGCTTAAAGGTAAAATTGTAAAATAA